The proteins below come from a single Triticum aestivum cultivar Chinese Spring chromosome 5D, IWGSC CS RefSeq v2.1, whole genome shotgun sequence genomic window:
- the LOC123124440 gene encoding putative leucine-rich repeat receptor-like protein kinase At2g19210, translating into MEPATAAAACPRLLVSLLLVLSCFVSPELVHGQPDALGFISIDCGIADGPSYPDESTRGLRYVSDAGFVDAGAGANAGINPPYSDRELAARYLTVRHFSGGAARSCYTLRGLSPGGRYLVRSSFYYGNYDALNRLPSFHLYLGVNRWAAVNVTAPDDILIFEAVVVSPADFFQVCLVDIGQGTPFISGLDLRPLRAAMYPEATVNQSLLLLNLRRPAARFALNRYHFWRPASFYKIYRYPFDSYDRIWQSYGDIAAWTNITTTANVDVSKASSFDAPPVVLRSAATPVNGTRLEFSWSPDTSQNNDSSSAAYLLLLYFAELQQLPGNVLRRFDILVDGASWNGSRSYTPKYLSAEVVEQVVVQGSGQHTVSLVATPDAILPPILNAFEIYSLRQMTELATNNGDAKAMMGIRTTYMLKKNWMGDPCAPKAFAWNGLNCSYSSSGPAWITALILSSSLLTGAVDPSFGDLKSLQYLDLSNNSLSGPIPDFLAQMPSLKFLDLSSNKLSGSIPAALVRKRQNGSLVLMIGNNANICDNGASTCAPNDKQKNRTLIIAIAVPIAVATLLFVAAIIILHRRRIKQDTWMANSARLNSPRDRERSNLFENRQFSYKELKLITANFKEEIGRGGFGAVFLGYLENGSPVAVKIRSKTSSQGDREFLSEAQHLSRVHHRNLVSLIGYCKDKKQLALVYEYMHGGDLEDRLRGEVSVATPLSWHRRLKIALDSAHGLEYLHKSCQPPLIHRDVKTKNILLSADLDAKISDFGLTKVFADEFMTHITTQPAGTLGYLDPEYYNTSRLSEKSDVYSFGVVLLELITGQSPAVAITDTESIHIAQWVRQKLSEGNIESIADSKMGREYDVNSVWKVTELALQCKEQPSRERPTMTDVVAELKECLELEVSRGMGNYNSVTSGTSNLSATSTDSHNDAQANDLKQQSVLELGQVGDASPTHIGPAPR; encoded by the exons ATGGAACCAGCAACGGCAGCAGCAGCTTGTCCTCGGTTGCTCGTGTCCCTCCTCCTCGTCCTATCATGCTTCGTGTCACCCGAGCTCGTCCATGGCCAGCCCGACGCCCTCGGCTTCATCAGCATCGACTGCGGGATCGCCGACGGCCCGAGCTACCCCGACGAGTCCACGCGCGGCCTGAGGTACGTCTCGGACGCCGGCTTCGTCGACGCCGGCGCGGGGGCCAACGCCGGCATCAACCCGCCGTACAGCGACCGGGAACTGGCGGCGCGGTACCTCACCGTACGCCACTTCTCCGGTGGTGCTGCCCGCAGCTGCTACACGCTCCGGGGGCTCTCGCCGGGAGGCAGGTACCTCGTCAGGTCCAGCTTCTACTACGGCAACTACGACGCGCTCAACAGGCTCCCGTCCTTCCACCTCTACCTCGGGGTCAACCGCTGGGCCGCCGTCAACGTCACCGCGCCCGATGACATATTGATCTTCGAGGCCGTCGTCGTGTCCCCGGCTGATTTCTTTCAG GTGTGCCTGGTGGACATAGGGCAGGGTACGCCCTTCATCTCCGGGCTTGACCTGAGGCCGCTCAGGGCGGCCATGTACCCGGAGGCCACCGTGAACCAGTCGCTGCTCCTGCTCAATCTTCGCCGGCCGGCGGCCAGATTCGCCTTGAACCGCTACCATTTCTGGCGGCCGGCTAGTTTCTATAAGATATACAG GTACCCATTTGATTCCTACGACCGCATCTGGCAGTCTTACGGCGATATCGCCGCGTGGACCAACATAACGACGACGGCCAACGTTGACGTCTCCAAGGCCAGCAGCTTCGACGCGCCGCCTGTGGTGCTGCGGAGCGCCGCCACTCCGGTGAACGGAACCCGGCTCGAATTCTCATGGAGCCCGGACACCTCCCAGAACAATGACAGCAGCAGCGCAGCCTACCTCCTGCTGCTCTACTTCGCGGAGCTGCAGCAGCTGCCGGGCAACGTGCTGAGGCGGTTCGACATCCTCGTTGACGGCGCCTCATGGAACGGCAGCCGGAGTTACACCCCGAAGTACCTCTCCGCAGAGGTTGTGGAACAGGTGGTGGTGCAGGGGTCAGGCCAGCACACCGTCTCGCTTGTCGCCACGCCGGATGCCATACTCCCGCCCATCCTGAACGCGTTCGAGATATACTCACTGCGGCAGATGACTGAGCTTGCGACGAACAATGGAGACG CCAAGGCCATGATGGGAATTCGCACGACGTACATGCTGAAGAAAAACTGGATGGGTGATCCTTGTGCGCCGAAAGCATTTGCCTGGAATGGCCTGAACTGCAGTTATTCTTCATCTGGTCCTGCATGGATAACAGCTCT AATATTGTCATCTAGTTTGTTGACCGGTGCAGTTGATCCTTCTTTCGGTGATCTAAAATCCCTTCAATACCT GGACTTGTCCAATAACAGCCTGTCTGGTCCAATACCTGATTTTCTGGCACAAATGCCATCACTTAAATTCCT TGATTTGTCAAGCAACAAACTCAGTGGATCAATTCCTGCAGCTCTAGTACGGAAGCGTCAAAATGGATCCCTTGTATTAAT GATTGGTAACAATGCAAATATCTGTGACAATGGTGCTTCTACATGTGCTCCAAACGACAAGCAAAAGAACAGAACACTCATCATTGCGATAGCCGTTCCAATAGCTGTAGCTACTCTACTGTTTGTCGCAGCAATTATTATCCTTCATAGAAGGAGAATTAAACAAG ATACATGGATGGCAAATAGCGCAAGGCTTAATAGCCCCAGGGACAGGGAGAGGTCGAACTTGTTTGAGAACAGACAGTTCAGCTACAAAGAGCTGAAGCTCATCACAGCTAACTTCAAGGAAGAAATAGGGCGAGGAGGATTTGGTGCTGTGTTTCTAGGCTATTTGGAGAATGGAAGTCCAGTTGCTGTGAAGATCCGTTCAAAAACATCATCTCAAGGGGACAGGGAGTTTCTATCTGAG gctcaacacttgagTCGAGTTCACCACAGGAACCTGGTTTCCTTGATTGGTTATTGCAAGGACAAGAAACAACTGGCCCTTGTCTATGAATATATGCATGGTGGAGACCTAGAGGATCGTCTAAGAG GAGAGGTCTCTGTCGCTACGCCCCTCAGTTGGCATCGACGTCTCAAGATTGCTCTCGACTCTGCCCATG GATTGGAATATCTACATAAGTCCTGCCAACCGCCACTGATCCATAGGGATGTGAAGACAAAGAACATCCTGCTATCTGCTGACCTAGATGCAAAGATATCCGACTTTGGCCTGACCAAGGTGTTCGCAGATGAGTTCATGACCCATATTACTACCCAACCAGCAGGCACCCTGGGGTATCTTGACCCTGAGTACTATAATACATCCCGGCTCAGTGAGAAGAGTGACGTGTATAGCTTTGGAGTTGTACTACTGGAGCTTATAACCGGTCAGTCGCCGGCGGTCGCCATTACTGACACTGAGAGCATCCATATAGCACAGTGGGTGCGCCAGAAGCTCTCCGAGGGCAACATTGAGAGCATTGCTGACTCAAAGATGGGAAGGGAGTACGATGTCAACTCGGTCTGGAAGGTTACAGAGCTGGCACTGCAGTGCAAAGAACAACCATCACGGGAACGACCAACAATGACAGATGTTGTGGCTGAGCTCAAGGAATGCTTGGAGCTGGAGGTGTCTCGTGGAATGGGTAATTACAACTCAGTCACTAGCGGCACAAGTAATCTCAGTGCAACAAGCACTGACTCGCACAACGATGCTCAAGCAAATGATCTGAAACAGCAAAGTGTGCTTGAGTTGGGGCAGGTTGGCGATGCATCGCCAACTCACATAGGTCCGGCACCAAGATGA